The Vicinamibacterales bacterium genome includes the window TCACGTCGACGAACTGATCTTTCTTGAGAAAGCCGTTCGGGTTGCCGGTGACGATGCGGACGGGCGTCGTGCGCGTCGCCGGGTCGAGCATGCTGCCGATGTAGCCGACCCGGCCCGGGAAGACGTCGGGGAAGGCGTTGCTGCGGACGTCGGCGGCGTCGCCGACGCGGAGACTGCGCAGGTCCTTCTCGTAGACATGCGCCTGGACCCACACCGTCGAGACGTTGCTGATCACGAACGCGGTCGTCGAGCCCGCCTGGATCACCTGTCCCGGATTCACCAGCTTCTGCACGATGGTGCCGGCGATTGGCGATCGCATCGGCAGCTCCGGACGCACCGTGCCGGTCTGCTGTTCCGCGTCGGCCGTCTCCTTTTCTGAGACGCCGAGGATCTTCAGGCCCTCCAGCGCCGTCTCGACGTCGGTTTGGGCGTCGTTGTAGTCGGCCTGCACCTGCTCAAAATCACGCGGCGCAATCGCCTTGTGCTCGAGGAGGTCCTTGTTCCGATCGAGGTTCTGCTTGGCCAGCCCCAATCGGTTGCGCGCCTTGCGGTAGGTCGAGAAGGCGCTGGTGATGTCGGGGCTGGCGACGTAGAGGAGCGGCTGCCCCGCGGTCACGTGGACGCCGGTGTCGTAGAGGATCCGCGTGATCGGGCCGCTGACCTGGGTGATCGCCTGCGCCGTGTGGTCGTTGTCCCAGTCGACCGTGCCGGTCGTCTTGACCTCCGTGGCGAACGGCGCGCGGTGGGCCGGCGCGATCTCGATGTGCGACAGCTGTTCCTGCGGCACGCTGAAATACGAGGCGGCCGGCGCCGTCCCGGCCGACGCGTCCGGCGCCGGCGCGCCGCCTGCCGCGTCTTGCGGCGCGCTCCGCGAGCAGGCCGCAGCGGCGGCGAGCGCCAGGACGAGAGACCCGCGTATCCAGTGCTTCATGGAATCACCTGTCTGCCAACGGCGAAGTTGATCTGCGCGACGCTGGTCATGTAGTTGGACAGCGCCTGCCGGTATCCGAGCTGG containing:
- a CDS encoding efflux RND transporter periplasmic adaptor subunit, whose translation is MKHWIRGSLVLALAAAAACSRSAPQDAAGGAPAPDASAGTAPAASYFSVPQEQLSHIEIAPAHRAPFATEVKTTGTVDWDNDHTAQAITQVSGPITRILYDTGVHVTAGQPLLYVASPDITSAFSTYRKARNRLGLAKQNLDRNKDLLEHKAIAPRDFEQVQADYNDAQTDVETALEGLKILGVSEKETADAEQQTGTVRPELPMRSPIAGTIVQKLVNPGQVIQAGSTTAFVISNVSTVWVQAHVYEKDLRSLRVGDAADVRSNAFPDVFPGRVGYIGSMLDPATRTTPVRIVTGNPNGFLKKDQFVDVTVRDASTRQALVVPTSAILYDAENLPFVYVKVEAGKFAQRQIGMGLQQNGATEITQGLKDGEPVVTQGSLFLQFANSYKD